The sequence CGGCGGCGTGGTGCTGGTGGTGCTGCTGTGAGGCGGAGGCTGCGCTGACCCTTTCGTCGCGTAGCACCCGCTAGAGGAGTTGCCGTCATGCCCAAACCGCCCATCAGTAAAGACGTCGGCCGCTATTTCCTCACCGACCGCATCCGTGACGAGGTCGACTGGGGGCGGACGCCGCAAGCCCAGGGCGTCATGCCGCCGCCGGTGCAGAAACCAGTTCCGGCCGGCGCCGTACCAATCCCGCTGCCGGGGCCACAGGCCTGGTGCATCCCGTCCTGCGAACTGACCGCGGCGATTGCCCGCCGGGAGAGCCACCGGCGGTTTCTGCCCCATCCCCTGCGCCTCGACGAGCTCGCCTTTCTGCTCTGGAGCACCCAGGGCGTCCGCGCTCATCTGCACGCGGCAGCGGTGCTGCGCAGCGTCCCCTCGGCCGGCTGCCGGCACCCCTTCGAGACCTATCTCGCAGTGCAGCGGGTCGAAGAACTCGCCCCCGGGCTCTACCGCTATCTCCCCCTCGACCATGCGCTGCTGCCGGAGAA comes from Desulfuromonadales bacterium and encodes:
- a CDS encoding SagB/ThcOx family dehydrogenase translates to MPKPPISKDVGRYFLTDRIRDEVDWGRTPQAQGVMPPPVQKPVPAGAVPIPLPGPQAWCIPSCELTAAIARRESHRRFLPHPLRLDELAFLLWSTQGVRAHLHAAAVLRSVPSAGCRHPFETYLAVQRVEELAPGLYRYLPLDHALLPEKTPDHLGARLAAACRGQRFAAEAAVSFVWAVVAARTEWRYAEAAYKVIALDAGHLCQNLYLACEAIGAGTCAIAAYDQDRADELLGVDGEEEFAIYIAPVGKVAQPGPA